The Theileria orientalis strain Shintoku DNA, chromosome 2, complete genome genome has a window encoding:
- a CDS encoding uncharacterized protein (WD40 repeat-like domain containing protein), whose amino-acid sequence MRIERLNKCCGSRGNLSAVDFQPHSRQENTHRIATSGGTYVQIWAIAKTNDKLCALPVKCVLLYTFKEHSPYDVTTVRWSPNGQYLASTDSGGITNILRRNEKKTELMEKMIASKLSGDAAEIPDSLEETTKVTKYTIKYDGTEKQKSNHAGISRISLTSKSVQVESKEVKSDSLNLLDHNNLDGNMESWEALATLSCPNNMGQLFDISWAPDNRSIIGGGMNGHVIVFDIHTKEIVAKFDALENKADSASGRGYIKSVAWDPMTLFVAVQSSTKEISVWRRSPPLPPGSPVKWTFKRVLYQDHLAQASNADVLGGSRVSWAPNGKNVVFPNSSINTHEFATCYQVNHNTDSFAHALSRNGCDKNQLQYHFDMSDHSIEQEPLLLRGHAARIRNVRFSPDIMKSTLADGQGEEKYFLLAQSSDDNMLSVWRFKSVHGAATSAECVCVIKNFLDEQSSIEDLSWGDFGRCLAVASSQGGLILIQFTYEDIGAKFHTNRIQGMNLQDMSQPSEDLFSYSDQVNEARDESKSGSDKTEPELNHTSEGRYRHSGTASLNTQGRINQCVSCISKGVDISKIDESIVEGVRDYMNSGDSVGNPGEMSISVVKNPDEIRSSVNKNPGEISSGIAIMEAICKNIVTRCCKNDENVVLTVYIFGHIAYTFLLTCYRIFVCLTMYKTKLNESLAKRVKRLRTISHVCGYRVLDFFYLCNFTVESESKGNTSKKRAKGTKKMKVTQQIQQEIVHEVWLDMDYGSENALMSHYWKDTDYVPEMGQKEAHVAENRIESPINEESAEVVKARAMELASVRLERPMKIAKTNKGERSRTTRSSLSGMNVCSTGPYLNGSMFSHPVLRSSVAITVASRKVLAVNFSKTVTSVTSALCCFDESDFKIHWVQYLNRGYVTHMESLGDLVAVLAQKFDGEAGTYLSVLNVAENRTLIGQVELEVAPVSIFNTLKYTDAYLCMITTNLRLVMLKYEGEGGLRHVIDVELGTSSRDNIIKIEVVNTAKNCTVTLNEKLRSRLEKQGFQGHCARGHPGHTSELGAHTGQTNSSGGCWEQFGCEEQYLNLGDSLAFIVYKRNKTVSVFSERYEEFELTADHFEFTNNTLSTHQFNLDSLFRFYQSGSNTELFAKMDYSGSLSSVMESFGIEYEGMEAANVVGTSSGVGGNNTSSNVGGDNSNASTDATTNNTGANNCPTTNNTGANNSVGTNSSDNSNYQRGEPVQCPDGPLENHDLIRNRLKASLLIGSGWEYLLHLREYVKQLLTSGNVGEVVELAEDMYKSMLTHMEEERPTESGGNLREIRVSDVAKHPQLFQHCRNLLRCVVMPALSLVFKEITAQSQWNPDLLEEFRTLSAQVGCHYGSEQGTCHSPAKVPEFLRRISPRLDYSEHERASLPQKILVLMRNVQVWENMLKV is encoded by the exons ATGAGAATCGAAAGATTGAACAAGTGCTGCGGCTCGAGAGGCAATTTGAGCGCCGTAGACTTCCAACCACATTCTAGACAAGAAAACACACACAGAATCGCAACTTCCGGAGGAACATATGTACAAATATGGGCAATAGCAAAGACAAATGACAAATTATGTGCACTTCCAGTCAAATGTGTGCTACTGTATACTTTCAAGGAACACTCGCCGTACGACGTTACGACAGTTAGATGGTCGCCGAACGGGCAGTACCTGGCAAGCACAGATTCAGGAGGAATCACGAACATTCTCAGGAGGAACGAAAAGAAAACAGAGCTGATGGAAAAGATGATTGCGTCGAAGCTGTCAGGGGACGCGGCGGAGATCCCGGATTCCCTCGAGGAGACGACGAAGGTGACCAAGTACACGATCAAGTACGACGGCACGGAAAAGCAGAAGAGCAACCACGCAGGAATCTCGAGAATTTCACTGACATCGAAGAGTGTGCAGGTGGAGTCGAAGGAAGTTAAGTCGGACAGcctgaacctgctggacCACAACAACCTCGACGGGAACATGGAGTCGTGGGAGGCGCTGGCGACGCTATCATGCCCGAATAACATGGGCCAGCTCTTCGACATAAGCTGGGCGCCGGACAACAGGAGCATCATCGGAGGAGGAATGAACGGACACGTTATCGTCTTCGACATACACACGAAGGAGATCGTGGCGAAGTTCGACGCCCTGGAAAACAAGGCGGACTCAGCCTCGGGGCGAGGATACATCAAGAGCGTGGCCTGGGACCCAATGACGCTCTTCGTGGCAGTGCAGAGCAGCACCAAGGAAATCTCAGTCTGGAGAAGGTCGCCGCCACTGCCGCCGGGGTCGCCAGTGAAGTGGACGTTTAAGCGGGTGCTCTACCAGGATCACCTGGCACAAGCGTCGAACGCAGACGTGCTGGGAGGCTCGAGAGTGTCCTGGGCGCCGAACGGGAAGAACGTGGTATTCCCGAACTCGTCAATCAACACGCATGAGTTCGCAACCTGCTACCAGGTCAACCACAACACGGACTCATTTGCACACGCGCTGAGCAGAAACGGCTGTGACAAGAACCAGCTGCAGTACCACTTCGACATGAGCGACCACAGCATAGAGCAGGAGCCGCTGCTCCTGAGAGGGCACGCCGCTCGAATAAGGAACGTGCGCTTCTCCCCGGACATCATGAAGTCGACCCTGGCAGACGGGCAGGGAGAAGAGAAGTACTTCCTGCTGGCGCAGTCGAGCGACGACAACATGCTCTCAGTCTGGAGGTTCAAGAGCGTCCACGGAGCAGCGACGAGCGCGGAGTGCGTGTGCGTGATTAAGAACTTCCTCGACGAACAGTCGAGCATTGAGGACCTCTCCTGGGGAGACTTCGGAAGGTGCCTGGCGGTGGCCTCGAGTCAAGGAGGCCTGATACTGATACAGTTCACATACGAGGACATCGGAGCGAAGTTCCACACGAACAGGATCCAGGGGATGAACCTGCAGGACATGAGCCAGCCCTCGGAGGACCTGTTCAGCTACTCGGACCAGGTGAACGAAGCGAGGGACGAAAGCAAAAGCGGGTCTGACAAAACGGAACCGGAGCTGAATCACACGTCGGAAGGGAGGTATAGGCACTCAGGCACAGCATCATTGAATACACAAGGGAGAATTAATCAGTGCGTCAGCTGCATTAGCAAAGGCGTTGATATTTCCAAAATCGATGAAAGCATTGTAGAGGGTGTGCGTGACTACATGAATAGCGGCGATAGTGTCGGAAATCCCGGTGAAATGAGTATAAGTGTTGTTAAAAATCCTGATGAAATTAGAAGCagtgttaataaaaatcCTGGCGAAATTAGCAGTGGTATCGCAATCATGGAGgcaatttgtaaaaatattgttacGCGTTGTTGCAAAAATGACGAAAACGTTGTTTTAACGGTATACATATTCGGGCACATAGCATACACGTTTTTGTTGACATGTTATCGCATCTTTGTGTGCCTAACCATGTATAAAACGAAGCTGAACGAGAGTTTGGCAAAAAGAGTAAAGAGATTGAGGACGATATCACATGTGTGTGGTTACAGAGTGCTAGATTTCTTCTACCTGTGTAACTTTACAGTGGAGAGTGAGTCTAAGGGAAACACGTCAAAGAAAAGAGCGAAGGGAACGAAAAAGATGAAGGTGACACAGCAGATTCAACAGGAAATAGTACATGAAGTATGGCTAGACATGGACTACGGGTCGGAGAACGCACTGATGAGTCATTACTGGAAGGACACAGATTATGTACCGGAAATGGGACAGAAGGAAGCACATGTTGCAGAGAACAGGATTGAGAGTCCGATAAACGAAGAGAGTGCGGAAGTAGTCAAGGCGAGGGCGATGGAACTGGCGTCAGTGAGGTTGGAGAGGCCAATGAAGATAGCAAAAACCAACAAAGGAGAGAGGTCGAGAACAACTAGGAGTTCTCTAAGCGGGATGAACGTGTGTAGCACAGGGCCGTACTTAAACGGAAGCATGTTCTCACACCCGGTGCTGAGAAGCTCGGTGGCAATAACAGTGGCCTCCAGAAAGGTGCTGGCAGTCAACTTCTCTAAGACAGTCACGTCGGTCACAAGCGCACTCTGCTGCTTCGACGAATCGGACTTTAAGATACACTGGGTCCAGTACCTGAACAGAGGATACGTGACACACATGGAGAGCCTGGGAGACCTCGTGGCGGTGCTGGCGCAAAAGTTCGACGGAGAGGCGGGAACGTACCTGAGTGTGCTTAACGTGGCAGAAAACAGAACGCTGATCGGCCAGGTGGAGCTGGAGGTGGCCCCAGTCTCGATATTCAACACGTTAAAGTACACAGACGCGTATCTCTGCATGATAACCACGAATCTGAGGCTGGTTATGCTGAAGTACGAGGGCGAGGGCGGCCTGAGGCACGTGATCGACGTGGAACTGGGCACGAGCTCGAGGGAcaacataattaaaatcgAAGTCGTCAACACGGCGAAGAATTGCACAGTTACGCTAAATGAGAAGTTGAGGAGCCGATTAGAGAAACAAGGGTTTCAGGGCCATTGCGCGAGAGGACATCCAGGACACACCTCAGAACTTGGAGCACATACAGGCCAAACAAATAGTTCTGGAGGATGTTGGGAACAATTCGGGTGTGAAGAGCAGTATTTGAACTTGGGGGACAGCCTGGCGTTTATAGTGTACAAGAGGAATAAGACAGTGTCGGTATTTTCGGAAAGGTACGAGGAGTTTGAACTGACCGCGGACCACTTCGAGTTCACAAACAACACTCTGAGCACACACCAGTTTAACCTGGACTCGCTGTTCAGGTTTTACCAGAGTGGGTCGAACACGGAGCTGTTTGCAAAGATGGACTACAGCGGGTCGCTGTCAAGCGTAATGGAGTCGTTCGGGATCGAGTACGAAGGCATGGAAGCCGCCAATGTTGTTGGTACCAGCAGTGGTGTCGGTGGCAACAATACTAGTAGTAACGTTGGTGGTGACAACTCAAACGCCAGTACCGATGCCACAACCAACAATACCGGTGCCAATAACTGTCCTACAACCAATAATACTGGTGCCAATAACAGTGTCGGTACCAACAGCTCTGATAACAGCAATTATCAGCGCGGGGAGCCGGTGCAATGCCCCGATGGGCCTCTGGAAAACCATGATTTGATTAGGAACAGGCTAAAGGCGAGTCTGCTTATCGGGAGTGGGTGGGAGTACCTGCTGCACCTCCGCGAGTACGTCAAGCAACTGCTCACAAGCGGGAACGTGGGCGAGGTGGTGGAGCTGGCGGAGGACATGTACAAGAGCATGCTCACACACATGGAGGAGGAGAGGCCCACGGAGAGCGGCGGAAACCTGCGCGAAATCAGGGTCTCTGACGTCGCAAAGCACCCGCAGCTGTTTCAGCACTGCAGAAACCTCCTCAGGTGCGTAGTCATGCCTGCCTTGAGCCTCGTCTTCAAGGAGATAACCGCACAATCCCAGTGGAATCCGGACCTTTTGGAGGAATTCAGGACCCTAAGTGCACAGGTCGGGTGCCATTACGGTTCTGAGCAGGGAACCTGCCACTCGCCTGCCAAGGTGCCTGAATTCCTGCGCAGGATTTCGCCACGTCTGGACTACTCTGAGCATGAGAGGGCGAGCCTTCCACAG AAAATTCTGGTCCTGATGCGGAACGTTCAAGTATGGGAGAACATGCTTAAGGTTTAA
- a CDS encoding uncharacterized protein (Like-Sm ribonucleoprotein-related, core domain containing protein) encodes MSIEPFIGTKISLISKVGIRYEGSLHSLNTDDSTIVLNDVRCMGTEGRSKGHEVPPSSKVHDFVVFRGEDVSDIVVNDSKPQSEEPAYEDPAIFKTYKRDEFQTTASTLSNDHPKKQTVQPDAGIANIHKERQAYHERHQRPSRHFEKDFNKEKVAEKNLETFQFDTVESKPSDNYTFTKKEGFKKNDLMGELHKSEEEELGNNAKEEQKVFYDKKSFYDNLSHEKKLSKNDLREENLKQREIDIATFGKMSISNWHHRNNSYRGRRFNNANRFKVKAGWERSNYGNQTNNEKSKFNSEHKTD; translated from the exons ATGTCCATAGAACCATTTATAGGCACTAAAATATCACTAATATCCAAAGTTGGGATAAGATATGAAG gcTCACTGCATAGCCTCAATACGGATGATTCAactattgttttaaatgatGTGCGCTGTATGGGAACAGAAGGCAGATCGAAGGGGCACGAGGTGCCCCCGTCGTCCAAAGTGCACGATTTCGTAGTCTTTCGCG GCGAGGACGTAAGTGACATTGTAGTCAACGACTCGAAGCCTCAGAGTGAGGAGCCAGCGTACGAAGATCCTGCGATATTTAAAACGTATAAGCGCGACGAATTCCAGACCACAGCATCAACACTGTCTAACGACCACCCAAAAAAACAAACGGTACAGCCAGATGCGGGAATCGCAAACATACACAAGGAACGCCAAGCCTACCACGAGAGGCATCAAAGACCGAGTAGGCATTTTGAAAAGGATTTCAACAAAGAAAAGGTAGCTGAAAAGAATTTGGAAACATTTCAATTTGATACGGTGGAAAGTAAGCCATCTGATAATTACACGTTCACGAAGAAAGAAGGATTTAAAAAGAACGACCTAATGGGAGAACTCCACAAgtcagaagaagaggaactAGGTAATAATgcgaaggaggagcagaAAGTATTCTACGATAAAAAGTCATTTTATGACAATCTGTCACACGAGAAAAAGCTCTCGAAGAACGACCTGAGGGAAGAAAACCTGAAACAGAGAGAAATAGATATTGCAACCTTCGGAAAGATGTCGATCAGCAACTGGCACCACCGAAACAACTCATacagaggaagaaggttCAACAACGCAAATAGATTTAAAGTTAAGGCGGGCTGGGAAAGAAGCAACTACGGAAACCAAACAAATAAcgaaaaaagtaaatttaatagtGAACATAAGACGGATTAA
- a CDS encoding uncharacterized protein (tRNA pseudouridine synthase B, N-terminal domain containing protein) yields MLRGISAHLSVFWVVVLLNNNVYSFSQITPVLNGLLNVYKPYGLSSTYVSNKIKNIIVDNNSGRKRLKIHVGHGGTLDKYTEGVLAVGIGLGTKALDKYLKGEKEYQCTGTFGFETDTNDLIGKRIYSAPWSHITNSLLDTAISSMRGFYMQEAPKYSAKKLSGIPLYRYAMNEVEIPSKVSLVHIMDIYRIKNEELPNFSLFVRCSGGMYVRSLIRDIGKRLNSRATMSSLIRTKKLNFDVKDSLAFEDLTYENILKHLMPVH; encoded by the exons ATGTTGAGAGGAATCTCCGCACATTTAAGTGTGTTCTGGGTGGTCGTCcttttaaacaataatgtgtattcatTTTCACAAATAACACCTGTATTAAACGGCTTGTTGAACGTTTACAAGCCTTATGGCCTGAGTTCAACTTATGtgtcaaataaaataaaaaacataatagtTGATAATAATTCTGGGAGGAAAAG GCTTAAAATACACGTGGGCCACGGAGGAACTCTGGACAAGTACACAGAAG gAGTGCTAGCTGTAGGAATAGGCCTAGGAACAAAGGCGCTTGACAAATACCTCAAGG GCGAGAAGGAGTATCAGTGCACTGGAACATTCGGGTTTGAAACGGATACGAATGACCTTATA GGGAAAAGAATTTACTCAGCTCCCTGGAGCCACATCACCAATAGCTTGTTGGACACAGCAATATCCAGTATGAGGGGCTTCTATATGCAGGAAGCGCCCAAATATTCAG CCAAAAAGTTGTCGGGAATACCTCTGTATCGGTACGCCATGAACGAGGTTGAGATTCCGTCCAAAGTGTCCCTGGTGCACATAATGGATATATATCGCATAAAGAACGAGGAG CTCCCCAACTTTTCGCTCTTCGTCCGATGCTCCGGAGGAATGTACGTGCGCAGCCTAATAAGGGACATAGGGAAGCGCCTGAACTCCAGGGCCACGATGTCGTCGCTG ATTAGGACCAAGAAGCTAAACTTCGACGTTAAGGACTCCCTGGCCTTCGAGGACCTGACCTACGAGAACATTTTAAAGCACCTGATGCCTGTGCACTAA